Below is a genomic region from Granulicella sibirica.
GTAAGCCGTGACGCCTACGTCCTCGAAGATGAACGCGCCGATGAGGAAGTTCGTTGGGTTGAGAAACGGGTTGAACATGGGTCCGATGCCGGCGGCCGTAGCCAGGGCGTTGAATGAGTTTGTGAAGTCGAGGTTAGGTCGTCCGACGGGCGTTCCGCTGTTGCCCGAAATTGCCGCTCGGATAAAACGAACGTGGTTCAGCTCCGCCTGTGCGATCTCGTTGGCGTACGCTGCTTGTGCCGCGGTGAAGCCTGGAACAGCAGTTCCGCCAACAACGGTGCCGGAGCCGCCATCGGCGGAGGAGATACCGCTTCCGGTCGCTGCGCGGAGATAGAACTCGGCTTCCAGGTACTCGAGGTTCAGGGCGAAGTTCAGGACGTCGTTATCCGGCAGGTCGAGCGCCGGCGGCGTGGTTGGAGTTGTCGGCGATACGGCGGTACCAGAATCGCTATTGCAGCCAGTAACGATGGCCGCTGCGCCGAGAGCACCGGCGCCAGCAAGAAAGCTGCGTCGCGATGGCCCGGAGTGGAGAAGTTGCTCGATCTTGTTCACTTGAATCGACCTCCGAAATGAAACGGTTAAACGATCTACGAACGAGAAAGAAATCTACGAACGAGAAAGAAATCTGCGAACGAGAAAGAAAGAGCTACGTGCCTTGTCGAAGCCTGGGTAAGGCTTAACTTCTATTACGGCCTGACCGTACTTCTGGATTTGTGAAAATGCGAATCGTTTGTCAGCTTTCGTAGAAGACGAGGAAGAGACGGTTCCTGCGGGGCAACACCACGTAGGATGCGCGAAAAAGGGAAAGTGTAACCAACGTGAATCGAACCGGGCGCTCACTCGTCTTATGTGCGACTTAGCGCCGGATGCCGTCCCTGCCGTATCCTGCTTAAGACATGAAGCCCACACCTATTCGCATCGGCTCCCGAGGATCTCAGCTCGCCCTCTGGCAAGCCAACCACATTTCGTATGCCCTACGCGACGCAGGCTATCAGACCGAGATCGAGATCATCCGCACCACCGGCGACCGCATGCAGCAGCCCGGCTTTGTCCCACCCCCGGGGCTCGACGGCAAAGGCATCTTCATCAAGGAGATCGAAGAAGCGCTCGAAGATGGACGCATCGACCTCGCCGTTCACTCCCTCAAGGATCTGCCCAC
It encodes:
- a CDS encoding ferritin-like domain-containing protein; protein product: MNKIEQLLHSGPSRRSFLAGAGALGAAAIVTGCNSDSGTAVSPTTPTTPPALDLPDNDVLNFALNLEYLEAEFYLRAATGSGISSADGGSGTVVGGTAVPGFTAAQAAYANEIAQAELNHVRFIRAAISGNSGTPVGRPNLDFTNSFNALATAAGIGPMFNPFLNPTNFLIGAFIFEDVGVTAYNGAAPLLSSNTLLTAAASIMAVEAYHAAELRSRIVATSIGGDNTYLNYANQIIALRSTLGGGNETVLSQTSIVAANSNAIAYARNTSQVLHIVYGTGGGAGVSKGGFFPNGMNGVITTTAS